A section of the Leptotrichia buccalis C-1013-b genome encodes:
- a CDS encoding putative quinol monooxygenase, with protein MIHILAGFKVKNDKLSDFIKLCNELIEESRKEEGCVSYHLQQNTERENYLVFVEEWKSNEAIEKHNSSEHFTRIVPLLVEMCEDAPVIQTFDRLV; from the coding sequence ATGATTCATATATTAGCAGGTTTTAAAGTAAAAAATGATAAATTGTCTGATTTTATCAAACTTTGTAATGAACTTATAGAAGAAAGCCGTAAGGAAGAAGGATGTGTTTCCTATCATTTGCAGCAAAATACAGAAAGAGAAAATTATTTGGTATTTGTTGAAGAATGGAAGTCTAACGAAGCTATTGAAAAGCATAATTCAAGCGAGCATTTTACTAGAATTGTACCATTATTAGTAGAAATGTGTGAAGATGCTCCAGTTATTCAGACATTTGACAGATTAGTTTAA
- a CDS encoding glycosyltransferase family 9 protein — protein sequence MKILIIRFSSFGDVVLTTPVIRAIKEKYPEAVIDFIVYNTFSEAISLNPEIRNLVIFDKKKSKDRNYIKDTINKLKIENYDYVIDLHSKFLSRIIGKSLENKNTQYYRYKKRKWWKTILVKAKLITYNADCTIVESYFTALKKLGISFSDKNIKNGLGDNLEFYIDKKMEKKFVQKYDLKDGSYFVLAPGASKFTKKWPYYNELAKKILENESKFVKNHEKLRIFVIGGKEDANVVKADEDGRVIDLCGKISFKESGILLKYSKIAVVNDSGPFHIARAVKAKTFVFFGPTDPKLFSFEKSTFLLNNPNCPPHSLYGDDKFPKKYVDCMMGILVETVFDKIVEEYDN from the coding sequence ATGAAAATATTAATAATAAGATTTAGTTCATTTGGGGATGTAGTGCTTACAACTCCAGTGATAAGGGCAATTAAGGAGAAGTATCCAGAGGCTGTAATAGATTTTATAGTTTATAATACTTTTTCTGAGGCAATTTCCTTGAATCCTGAAATTAGAAATTTGGTAATTTTTGATAAAAAGAAAAGCAAGGATAGAAATTATATAAAAGATACGATAAATAAGCTGAAAATAGAGAATTATGACTATGTTATTGATTTACATTCCAAATTTCTCTCCAGAATTATTGGAAAAAGCCTTGAAAACAAGAATACTCAGTATTACCGATATAAAAAGAGAAAATGGTGGAAAACTATACTTGTAAAAGCGAAACTTATTACGTATAATGCAGATTGTACGATTGTTGAGAGTTATTTTACGGCATTGAAAAAACTGGGAATAAGTTTTTCTGATAAAAATATAAAAAATGGTCTTGGGGATAATCTGGAATTTTATATTGATAAAAAAATGGAAAAAAAATTTGTACAAAAATATGATTTGAAAGATGGGAGTTATTTTGTGCTAGCTCCTGGAGCCTCTAAATTTACGAAAAAGTGGCCTTATTATAATGAACTGGCAAAAAAAATTCTCGAAAATGAAAGTAAATTTGTAAAAAATCATGAAAAATTAAGAATTTTTGTGATTGGTGGAAAAGAAGATGCAAATGTTGTAAAAGCTGATGAAGACGGACGAGTGATTGATTTGTGCGGGAAAATTTCTTTTAAGGAAAGTGGAATATTATTAAAATATTCAAAAATAGCTGTTGTAAATGATTCAGGCCCTTTCCATATAGCTAGAGCCGTAAAAGCGAAAACTTTTGTATTTTTTGGTCCAACTGATCCAAAATTATTTTCTTTTGAAAAAAGTACATTTTTGCTAAATAATCCAAACTGTCCGCCACATTCACTTTATGGAGATGACAAATTTCCTAAGAAATATGTAGATTGTATGATGGGAATTTTGGTAGAAACTGTATTTGACAAAATTGTCGAGGAATATGACAATTAA
- the tsaD gene encoding tRNA (adenosine(37)-N6)-threonylcarbamoyltransferase complex transferase subunit TsaD — MKILAFETSCDETSVAVVEDGKKILSNIISTQIDIHKEFGGVVPEIASRHHIENILPVFTEALEKANCELSDIDYIAVTNTPGLIGSLLVGLMFAKSLSYANNIPLLPVNHINGHIFSSFIDNDVKLPAISLVVSGGHTNLYYIYEENGKIITDLLGETLDDAVGETYDKIARILGLDYPGGPHIDKLSINGEDILKIKKPKVDGYNFSFSGIKTFITNYVNNQKMKGNAISKEDIAKSLQEIIVNVLYDKILMAVKEKDVKTILVAGGVSANKRLREKFSEFTNIKTDKNEQIAVHFPKMEYCTDNAAMIGVAAYYDLKNNSQVELGKQYDVDAISTK; from the coding sequence ATGAAAATACTTGCATTTGAAACATCCTGTGATGAAACTTCCGTTGCAGTTGTAGAAGACGGTAAAAAGATTTTAAGCAATATTATTTCCACTCAGATTGATATTCATAAGGAATTTGGAGGGGTAGTTCCTGAAATTGCCTCACGGCATCACATTGAGAATATTTTACCAGTATTTACTGAAGCTCTGGAAAAAGCAAACTGTGAATTAAGCGATATTGACTACATCGCTGTAACAAATACTCCCGGGCTTATCGGCTCTCTGCTTGTAGGCTTGATGTTCGCAAAATCCTTGAGTTATGCCAACAACATTCCACTACTTCCAGTAAATCACATTAACGGACATATTTTTTCAAGTTTTATTGATAACGATGTAAAATTACCTGCAATATCACTAGTTGTATCAGGTGGACATACAAACTTGTATTATATTTACGAAGAAAATGGAAAAATAATTACTGATTTACTCGGTGAAACATTGGATGATGCCGTTGGAGAAACTTATGACAAAATTGCAAGAATATTGGGATTAGACTATCCAGGAGGACCGCATATAGATAAATTGTCAATAAATGGAGAAGATATTTTAAAAATAAAAAAACCAAAAGTTGACGGCTACAACTTCAGTTTTAGTGGAATAAAGACTTTTATAACTAATTATGTAAATAACCAAAAGATGAAGGGTAATGCTATTTCAAAAGAAGATATTGCAAAATCTCTTCAGGAAATTATTGTAAATGTTTTGTATGATAAAATATTGATGGCTGTAAAGGAAAAAGATGTGAAAACTATACTCGTTGCAGGTGGGGTTTCTGCCAACAAAAGGCTTCGTGAGAAATTTTCAGAATTTACAAATATTAAAACTGACAAAAACGAACAAATCGCAGTTCATTTTCCCAAAATGGAATATTGTACTGATAATGCGGCTATGATAGGAGTTGCGGCTTATTATGACTTGAAGAATAATTCTCAAGTTGAGCTGGGAAAACAGTATGATGTGGATGCGATTTCTACTAAGTAA
- a CDS encoding Cof-type HAD-IIB family hydrolase: protein MYKAVISDLDGTLLSRGHHVTKFTKNVIKKIIKNGIKFYIASGRSYDQIGYVTEQLEVKIPIIAANGARIFDADGNMIYEKGLSSKAEKAILGLDYENIAEGSHLNIFSGNDWIITKGTAQKVYDRISRDVKVDFKEVPKDELENLDILKIFYIGDHEQLTNLEKAILKITDDVNVIFVSDYCMEIMAKGANKGAAAKFLLEREGLELKDAVAFGDGENDFEMLTMVGKGYAMGNSIDRLRKLLPKDFEYVGANTEDGEAVKLQELFLERAKNI, encoded by the coding sequence ATGTATAAAGCGGTTATTAGTGACTTGGATGGAACTTTGCTAAGCAGAGGGCATCACGTTACTAAATTTACTAAAAATGTAATAAAAAAAATAATAAAAAATGGAATAAAGTTCTATATTGCTTCAGGCAGAAGTTATGATCAAATTGGATATGTAACTGAACAGCTTGAAGTGAAAATTCCGATTATAGCAGCAAATGGGGCAAGAATTTTTGACGCAGACGGAAATATGATTTATGAAAAGGGATTATCAAGCAAAGCGGAAAAAGCAATATTGGGACTTGATTACGAAAACATTGCTGAAGGTTCACATCTAAACATCTTTTCAGGAAATGACTGGATTATTACAAAGGGAACCGCTCAAAAAGTGTATGATAGGATTTCGAGAGATGTAAAAGTTGACTTTAAGGAAGTTCCAAAAGATGAATTAGAAAACTTGGATATATTAAAAATATTTTACATTGGAGACCATGAACAGCTTACCAACTTGGAAAAAGCTATCTTGAAAATAACAGACGATGTAAATGTCATTTTTGTCAGCGATTATTGCATGGAAATTATGGCAAAAGGTGCAAACAAAGGGGCAGCGGCAAAATTTCTGCTAGAAAGGGAAGGCTTGGAATTAAAGGATGCAGTAGCTTTTGGAGATGGAGAAAATGACTTTGAAATGCTTACAATGGTTGGAAAAGGTTATGCAATGGGGAATTCCATCGACAGACTAAGAAAACTGCTACCAAAAGATTTTGAATATGTAGGAGCAAATACGGAAGACGGGGAAGCTGTGAAATTACAAGAGTTATTTTTGGAAAGAGCGAAGAATATTTAA
- a CDS encoding HAD family hydrolase has product MFKAIVSDLDGTLLNAEHKVSEFTRETVKLLLQKGIKFYIATGRNYLGAKEAMDELGVKIPLITSHGSAAFDENGNEIFSNRLKREYLDKVLNIDYKAFGKDIIITGYSGPNWFVTEDLREYFYNKKPDRTRYPKQITPSEFKKHDFAKIFFLGEDHDELLELENEIKKVIGEENISLLFANEGSLEVFPADCNKAKAAEVVLERDGLTLKDAVSFGDGLNDYELITETGLGFAMENSIYLLLEKLTDTEVIESNANDGMAKKVREIFNL; this is encoded by the coding sequence ATGTTTAAGGCTATTGTAAGTGACTTGGATGGTACGCTTTTAAATGCAGAACACAAAGTAAGTGAATTTACTAGGGAAACAGTGAAATTGTTATTACAAAAGGGGATTAAGTTTTATATTGCAACTGGGAGAAATTATTTGGGAGCAAAAGAGGCTATGGATGAGCTTGGGGTAAAAATTCCGTTGATTACTTCACATGGCTCTGCTGCTTTTGATGAAAATGGAAATGAGATTTTTTCAAATAGGCTGAAAAGAGAATATTTGGACAAGGTTCTTAATATTGATTATAAAGCGTTTGGGAAAGATATTATTATAACTGGGTATTCTGGACCAAACTGGTTTGTTACTGAAGATTTGAGAGAATATTTTTATAATAAAAAACCGGATAGAACTAGATATCCAAAACAGATTACTCCTAGCGAATTTAAAAAACATGATTTTGCAAAAATATTTTTTCTTGGGGAAGATCACGATGAACTTCTGGAATTAGAAAATGAGATAAAAAAAGTGATCGGAGAGGAAAACATAAGCCTTTTATTTGCAAATGAAGGAAGTCTGGAAGTTTTTCCTGCAGATTGTAACAAAGCGAAAGCGGCAGAAGTGGTGCTGGAAAGAGATGGACTTACATTAAAAGATGCTGTTTCATTTGGGGATGGGCTGAATGACTATGAATTGATAACAGAAACTGGGCTTGGATTTGCAATGGAAAATTCGATTTATTTATTGCTTGAGAAATTGACAGATACGGAAGTTATTGAAAGCAATGCAAATGATGGAATGGCAAAAAAAGTTCGAGAGATATTTAATTTATAA
- a CDS encoding response regulator — MNKVALVVDDTSYIREDIKDILEDQGYKVFEASDGLEAVEMYKKVNPTIVTMDINMPRMHGLKATQVITDFDKDAKIMICSTMVIFPNYMKMGKEAGAKAFLSKPFDEQEFMNEFSKLFL; from the coding sequence ATGAACAAAGTAGCATTAGTTGTAGACGATACATCTTATATTAGGGAAGATATAAAAGATATTCTAGAGGATCAAGGATACAAGGTATTTGAAGCAAGTGACGGACTAGAAGCTGTGGAAATGTATAAAAAAGTAAATCCCACAATTGTAACAATGGACATAAATATGCCAAGAATGCATGGATTAAAAGCCACACAAGTCATTACCGACTTTGACAAGGACGCTAAGATTATGATATGCAGCACAATGGTTATATTTCCAAACTATATGAAAATGGGAAAAGAAGCTGGAGCAAAGGCATTTTTATCAAAACCTTTTGATGAACAGGAATTTATGAATGAATTTTCAAAATTATTTTTATAA
- a CDS encoding Cof-type HAD-IIB family hydrolase gives MYKAVVSDLDGTLLNEEHKVSPFTKETIELLLEKGIKFYIATGRGYVGAKEIMDEIGLKIPLITSNGARIIDENGVEIYVNNIEQKYVDKIFSIDYKSFDKGIILNGFSGNHWYVTEDARDYFYTQKPNRKQYPEQIDWKDFEKLAFTKIFFLGEHEKLLKIEKEVRKVTNGEVNIVFVNEKSLEIFSKDCDKAVAAGFLLLRDGLTLQDAVSFGDGFNDYDLITQTGLGFAMKNSIYRLLEKLTDTEIVGSNASDGMAKKVREIFNL, from the coding sequence ATGTATAAGGCTGTTGTAAGTGATCTGGATGGGACGCTTTTGAATGAAGAGCATAAGGTTAGTCCGTTCACAAAGGAAACGATTGAATTGTTACTGGAAAAAGGGATAAAATTTTATATTGCAACTGGACGAGGTTATGTTGGAGCAAAGGAAATAATGGACGAAATTGGATTGAAGATTCCTTTGATTACGTCAAACGGTGCCAGAATTATAGATGAAAATGGAGTAGAAATTTACGTCAACAATATTGAGCAGAAATATGTGGATAAAATTTTTTCAATTGACTATAAATCATTTGATAAAGGAATAATTTTAAATGGGTTCTCGGGCAATCATTGGTACGTAACAGAAGATGCCAGAGATTATTTTTATACACAAAAACCAAATAGAAAGCAATATCCAGAGCAGATTGACTGGAAAGACTTTGAAAAACTTGCTTTTACAAAAATATTTTTTCTGGGCGAACACGAAAAATTGCTGAAAATTGAAAAGGAAGTCCGAAAAGTTACAAATGGGGAAGTTAATATCGTATTTGTAAATGAGAAAAGTCTGGAGATTTTTTCAAAAGACTGCGATAAGGCTGTGGCTGCAGGTTTTTTACTGCTACGAGATGGATTAACATTGCAAGATGCTGTTTCATTTGGAGACGGATTTAACGATTACGATTTAATAACTCAGACTGGACTTGGATTTGCGATGAAAAATTCGATTTACAGATTGCTTGAAAAACTAACGGATACTGAAATTGTTGGAAGTAATGCAAGCGATGGAATGGCTAAGAAAGTAAGGGAAATTTTTAATCTTTAA
- the ppc gene encoding phosphoenolpyruvate carboxylase, giving the protein MNPKNLPITPLSSVKLDERQENLLSHNRLFANLLGETIFRYAGLHIYEVTEKLKEASIKYYETKNQEARKNLSSFCSDLTDVEILRVIRSFSIFAALANIAEDVYQTHEQRYAKISNKLQIGTLEKSLQNLKEKGISQEKILKAMEKVSIVPVLTAHPTQVQRKSILDLTKKLTDILDKYENVKSNQIDENKWLNDLSRGIQIWWQTAMLRATKLRVTDEISNALSYYNITFFNEIPALMNKFQEISKALGYSEMKSQALVPLTMGMWIGGDRDGNPYVTVDTLEQSAQDQAIKLFQHYFNEVQEIYRELSMSVSLSNVTQELQKLAEAAGEVSPHRTREPYRRALTTIRDRLLATAYNLCDYYRDLLPPKRENGLDIPYKLVSEFTDDLVTVAESLKKNNSEFLAKGKLTNLISATKIFGFHLATIDLRQDSSVHEVCVAELLKSANILEDYLSLSENARCEILLRELEYDPRILSDSTIPQSETLASELAIFRKTKSLRDRFGNKIIEKNLISHTTSVSDMLEIAILLKEANLAKGYNGNEFCDLQIVPLFETVEDLIAAPDILRKWFNLPLVQKWMEKNGRKQEVMLGYSDSNKDGGYLSSSWSLYKAQKELTAIGREFDVEISFFHGRGGTVGRGGGPSYEAILAQPEGSTHGTIRLTEQGEVIGAKYGNPDLGFKNLEALVSAALESCALTTEDANWEEYEQIIEEVSNLSYYAYRDLVYNTEGFSNFFFEVTPINFIAGLNIGSRPSSRKKTQTLESLRAIPWVFSWSQARIMLPGWYGVGTAFTKWIDNNDEKLEILQEMYNEWPFFKSTISNVEMVLSKSDLSIFREYVKLASDQETAQRIFKEIEKEWILTIDILKKITKKDVLLADNLELVSSLRNRLPYFDSMNYLQIELIKRSRAGDNSEELRKAIHISINGLATGLRNSG; this is encoded by the coding sequence ATGAATCCTAAAAATTTACCAATAACTCCTCTATCGTCAGTTAAACTTGACGAACGTCAGGAAAATTTGCTTTCTCATAATAGACTGTTTGCAAATCTTTTAGGTGAAACAATTTTTAGATATGCAGGTTTACATATTTATGAAGTTACTGAAAAATTAAAAGAGGCTTCTATCAAATATTATGAAACAAAGAATCAGGAAGCTAGAAAAAACTTGTCATCTTTTTGTTCAGATCTTACTGATGTAGAAATTTTACGTGTAATAAGAAGTTTTTCAATTTTTGCGGCACTTGCCAATATTGCCGAAGATGTGTATCAGACTCACGAGCAGCGATATGCGAAAATTTCTAACAAGTTACAAATCGGAACTCTTGAAAAATCATTGCAAAATTTGAAAGAAAAAGGTATCAGTCAGGAAAAAATATTGAAAGCTATGGAAAAAGTTTCAATTGTTCCTGTTTTAACAGCACATCCGACACAAGTTCAAAGAAAAAGTATTTTGGATTTGACAAAAAAATTAACTGATATTCTGGACAAATATGAAAATGTAAAATCTAATCAAATTGATGAAAATAAATGGTTAAATGACTTAAGTCGCGGTATTCAGATTTGGTGGCAAACTGCGATGCTACGTGCGACAAAATTACGTGTGACAGATGAAATAAGCAATGCACTAAGTTACTACAATATTACGTTTTTTAATGAAATTCCTGCACTAATGAATAAATTTCAGGAAATTTCAAAGGCATTAGGATATTCAGAAATGAAATCTCAAGCTCTTGTGCCGCTGACAATGGGAATGTGGATTGGTGGAGACAGGGATGGAAATCCTTATGTTACAGTAGATACTTTGGAACAGTCTGCACAGGATCAGGCTATAAAATTATTTCAGCACTATTTTAACGAAGTACAGGAAATTTACCGTGAGTTATCAATGTCGGTATCTTTATCAAACGTAACACAAGAATTGCAAAAATTGGCAGAAGCTGCAGGAGAAGTTTCACCGCACCGTACTCGTGAACCGTATCGCCGTGCCTTGACAACAATAAGAGACCGATTGCTCGCAACAGCTTATAATCTTTGTGATTATTACCGTGATTTATTGCCTCCGAAAAGAGAAAATGGACTTGACATACCTTATAAATTAGTTAGTGAATTTACAGATGATCTGGTAACTGTAGCAGAATCTTTGAAAAAAAATAATAGTGAATTTTTGGCAAAAGGAAAGTTGACAAACTTAATAAGTGCAACAAAAATATTTGGATTTCATCTTGCAACGATTGATTTAAGACAAGATTCCAGCGTTCATGAAGTCTGTGTAGCAGAACTTCTAAAAAGTGCAAATATTTTAGAAGATTATTTAAGTTTATCAGAAAATGCTAGATGTGAAATTTTATTAAGAGAACTTGAATACGATCCGAGAATTTTAAGTGATTCTACTATTCCTCAAAGTGAAACATTAGCTTCGGAGCTTGCAATTTTTAGAAAAACAAAATCATTAAGAGATCGTTTTGGAAATAAAATTATTGAAAAAAATCTAATTTCTCATACCACAAGCGTTTCTGATATGCTAGAAATAGCAATTTTACTAAAAGAAGCTAACCTTGCAAAAGGTTACAATGGGAATGAGTTCTGTGATTTACAAATCGTACCGCTTTTTGAAACAGTAGAAGATTTAATTGCTGCCCCAGATATTTTGAGAAAATGGTTTAATTTGCCGTTAGTACAAAAATGGATGGAAAAAAACGGAAGAAAACAGGAAGTTATGCTGGGATATTCAGATAGTAACAAAGATGGTGGATATTTAAGCTCAAGCTGGTCTTTATATAAGGCACAAAAAGAGCTAACTGCTATCGGACGTGAATTTGACGTGGAAATTTCATTCTTTCATGGACGTGGTGGAACTGTCGGACGTGGTGGTGGTCCAAGTTACGAAGCTATTTTAGCACAGCCTGAAGGAAGCACACACGGAACAATCAGACTTACAGAACAGGGAGAAGTAATCGGAGCAAAATACGGAAATCCTGATTTAGGATTTAAAAATTTAGAAGCACTAGTTTCTGCAGCTTTAGAATCCTGCGCCTTGACAACTGAAGATGCAAACTGGGAAGAATACGAGCAGATTATTGAAGAAGTTTCAAATTTAAGCTATTATGCCTACCGTGATTTAGTTTATAATACTGAAGGTTTTTCAAACTTTTTCTTTGAAGTTACTCCGATAAACTTTATTGCAGGGCTAAATATAGGTTCAAGACCTTCTTCGCGTAAAAAAACTCAGACATTAGAAAGTTTAAGAGCGATTCCATGGGTATTTTCGTGGTCTCAGGCAAGAATAATGCTGCCAGGATGGTATGGTGTCGGAACTGCTTTTACAAAATGGATTGATAATAATGATGAAAAGCTGGAAATTTTACAAGAAATGTATAATGAATGGCCATTTTTCAAATCAACAATTTCAAATGTTGAAATGGTTCTTTCAAAATCAGATTTATCAATTTTTCGTGAATACGTAAAACTTGCAAGTGATCAGGAAACTGCACAAAGAATTTTTAAAGAAATAGAAAAAGAATGGATCTTGACAATTGATATTTTGAAAAAAATTACAAAAAAAGATGTTCTTCTTGCAGATAATCTAGAACTTGTCAGCAGTTTAAGAAACCGTTTGCCATATTTCGATTCAATGAACTACTTGCAAATTGAGCTAATAAAACGTTCAAGAGCTGGAGATAATTCTGAAGAACTTAGAAAAGCAATCCATATTTCAATAAATGGACTGGCAACAGGACTTCGTAACAGTGGATAA
- a CDS encoding endonuclease MutS2, producing the protein MEKNYDVLEFYKIVNELIDLSRLEKTKEKFLDIDIIKEKSVLDKELMLMMEMIDFYKYDDGLELAGLANITKMMNSIDIIGSYLSAEDLAVLKKNLTIFRISKSRAKNVRDKYRTIWNLFSDVEEVKDIENFISEAINDEGVLKDEASIGLRDVRRQKQNINANIKEKFDELISNKSTQNAIQERIITQRNDRYVIAVKTDFKGLIKGIEHDRSATGSTVYIEPLNVVSLNNKLREYEAREREEIRKILLRLTELVKTKKEEILEIKEILERLDFIDAKTTYSVNKKCIVPKIINKEYLKLVEARHPLIGENTVVPINFELGNPENIMLITGPNTGGKTVTLKVAGLLTIMALSGIPIPANEKTEIGYFHNVLADIGDEQSLEQNLSSFSGHVSKIKDIIENANSKSLVLMDELGSGTDPMEGAAFAMAIIDYLNKKHVTSIITTHYSEVKAYAFNTTGIKSASMEFNVETLSPTYRLLEGIPGESNALIIARKYGISEEVIENAKSYISEDNQRVEEMLKSIKEKNDELETMQAQLEATRTELDKQKSIYEQNMIKLENEKNEIIKRAYEEADNYLKNMQAKAKNLIDKINSEESKKEDAKNAQRSLNMLRESFITDKKKNVKEKKVVTQNVDFAVGEEVLVKTMNQNGKILKIMPNNRIQVQTGILKLVVSTDDIVKIQKKKTNKFKNFASLKRTSQVRGEIDLRGMNADEAIAELETYMDRAMLTGYHEIYIIHGKGTMVLRKKIHEYLRTSKYVTEFKDANQNEGGIGCTVVILK; encoded by the coding sequence ATGGAAAAAAATTATGATGTATTGGAATTTTATAAGATAGTTAATGAACTCATTGATTTATCAAGATTAGAAAAAACAAAAGAAAAGTTTCTGGATATTGATATTATAAAGGAAAAGTCAGTTTTGGATAAGGAACTTATGCTTATGATGGAGATGATTGACTTTTATAAGTATGATGATGGTTTGGAACTTGCAGGGCTTGCGAATATTACTAAGATGATGAATTCCATTGATATTATTGGTTCTTATTTGAGTGCTGAGGATTTGGCAGTTCTGAAGAAAAATTTGACAATTTTTAGAATTTCTAAAAGCAGGGCTAAGAATGTTAGGGATAAATATAGAACGATTTGGAATCTGTTTAGTGATGTTGAGGAAGTTAAGGATATTGAGAACTTTATTTCAGAAGCGATTAATGATGAAGGGGTATTAAAAGATGAGGCTTCGATTGGACTTCGTGATGTAAGAAGACAGAAGCAGAATATTAATGCGAATATTAAAGAAAAATTTGATGAGCTAATTTCTAATAAAAGTACGCAAAATGCGATTCAGGAAAGAATAATAACTCAAAGAAATGATAGATACGTAATTGCTGTAAAGACAGATTTTAAAGGGCTTATTAAAGGAATAGAACACGATAGGTCTGCAACAGGAAGCACAGTTTACATTGAGCCTTTAAATGTTGTTTCATTAAATAATAAATTGCGTGAATATGAGGCTCGTGAGCGTGAGGAAATTAGAAAAATACTTCTTAGACTTACAGAACTTGTAAAAACGAAAAAGGAAGAAATTCTGGAAATTAAGGAAATTTTGGAAAGACTGGACTTCATTGATGCGAAAACGACTTATTCGGTTAATAAGAAATGTATTGTTCCAAAAATTATTAACAAAGAATATTTGAAGCTGGTTGAAGCAAGACATCCGTTAATTGGTGAAAATACAGTTGTGCCAATTAATTTTGAACTTGGAAATCCTGAAAATATAATGCTTATCACAGGGCCTAATACTGGAGGGAAGACAGTAACATTAAAAGTGGCTGGACTTCTTACAATTATGGCATTATCTGGTATCCCGATTCCTGCAAATGAAAAAACTGAAATTGGGTATTTTCACAATGTACTGGCTGACATTGGGGACGAACAAAGTCTGGAGCAAAACTTATCCTCATTTTCAGGGCATGTAAGCAAAATAAAAGATATAATTGAAAATGCAAACAGTAAATCGCTTGTACTGATGGACGAGTTGGGAAGTGGAACTGATCCAATGGAAGGAGCTGCTTTTGCAATGGCAATCATTGATTACTTGAACAAAAAACACGTAACTTCAATAATCACAACCCATTACAGCGAAGTAAAAGCATACGCCTTTAACACAACAGGAATTAAAAGTGCCTCAATGGAATTTAACGTGGAAACATTGTCTCCAACGTACAGACTGCTGGAAGGAATACCAGGAGAAAGCAACGCCCTTATAATTGCAAGAAAATACGGAATTAGCGAAGAAGTAATTGAAAATGCGAAAAGCTACATAAGTGAAGATAATCAGCGTGTCGAAGAAATGCTGAAATCAATAAAGGAAAAAAATGACGAGCTGGAAACAATGCAGGCACAATTAGAAGCAACAAGAACTGAACTTGACAAGCAAAAAAGCATTTATGAGCAAAATATGATAAAACTTGAAAATGAAAAAAATGAAATTATAAAACGTGCCTACGAGGAAGCTGACAATTACTTGAAAAACATGCAGGCAAAAGCTAAAAACTTAATTGACAAAATTAACAGTGAGGAATCTAAAAAAGAAGATGCCAAAAATGCTCAAAGAAGCCTGAATATGCTACGTGAATCATTCATTACAGATAAAAAGAAAAATGTAAAAGAAAAGAAAGTTGTTACTCAAAACGTAGATTTTGCTGTTGGAGAAGAAGTACTTGTAAAAACAATGAATCAAAATGGAAAAATTTTGAAAATAATGCCAAACAACCGTATCCAAGTACAAACGGGAATATTAAAGCTGGTTGTATCAACTGACGACATTGTAAAAATTCAAAAGAAAAAAACAAACAAATTCAAAAACTTTGCCTCATTAAAACGAACTTCCCAAGTACGAGGAGAAATCGACTTACGTGGAATGAACGCCGACGAAGCAATCGCAGAATTAGAAACATACATGGACAGAGCAATGCTCACAGGCTACCACGAAATCTACATAATTCACGGAAAAGGAACAATGGTTCTAAGAAAAAAAATCCACGAGTACCTAAGAACTTCAAAATATGTGACAGAATTTAAGGATGCCAATCAGAATGAAGGTGGAATTGGGTGTACTGTGGTTATTTTGAAGTAG